Proteins from one Dysgonomonas sp. HDW5A genomic window:
- a CDS encoding HEPN domain-containing protein: protein MNTLENPKQHNLTKLLNSVKKYSNEFIKVFPLDTAEEKRLFELIKAAYVNGRYDPDFVVTKEDIDALVPKLSTHNARIRKTA from the coding sequence GTGAATACACTCGAAAACCCAAAACAACATAATCTCACAAAATTATTAAACTCTGTAAAGAAATATTCTAATGAGTTTATCAAAGTCTTTCCGCTTGATACAGCTGAAGAAAAACGGCTTTTCGAGCTTATCAAAGCTGCTTATGTAAATGGACGATATGATCCTGATTTTGTTGTTACAAAGGAGGATATTGATGCGCTTGTTCCTAAACTCAGCACTCATAATGCAAGAATCAGAAAAACGGCGTAA
- a CDS encoding site-specific integrase: MQEVKVSFYLKRNEEKADGTVPILGRIRIGKSMVQFSAKVYVPVSLWDTTSGRAIGKSKTALSINTSLNKICVAIHSAYRELSLKNNNVSALEVKNAFQGIASEQDTLVKYFEAHNEKFLQNVGVNRAEGTYKRFLTSLGHLKRFMRKKYNISDIPFQALTPSFVADYDYYLRIELGLACGTIINTIVHLRRIIKIAINNGLVRSDPFMDYKYIVQEAVPKSLTSDELDTLIKAKLSRPNLNFIRDMFLFSSFTGIAFSDMRNLTAKNISKAEDRVWWIHLNRKKTGAPCHIPLLEIPLQLIKKYRGIAKEGKLFPMISCSKTNIYLKRIAKECGIDKRVTFHMARHCYASVVTLSQGVPLETVGELLGHTDWRATRIYAQVSNDKIGEDMQLLNKRLSDKYDFEGSNSADAVL; this comes from the coding sequence ATGCAAGAAGTAAAAGTAAGTTTCTACCTCAAACGAAATGAGGAGAAAGCAGACGGAACAGTTCCCATTCTGGGACGTATCCGCATCGGAAAATCAATGGTACAGTTCAGTGCCAAAGTTTATGTCCCTGTATCCCTTTGGGATACTACCTCGGGAAGAGCTATCGGAAAAAGCAAAACTGCCCTTTCTATCAATACATCCTTGAATAAAATCTGCGTAGCCATCCATTCCGCTTATCGGGAACTTTCGCTAAAGAATAACAATGTATCAGCTTTGGAAGTCAAAAATGCTTTTCAAGGTATTGCATCTGAGCAAGATACCCTTGTCAAATACTTTGAGGCTCATAATGAGAAATTCTTACAAAATGTAGGTGTAAACCGTGCAGAAGGAACGTATAAGCGTTTTCTAACCTCCCTTGGTCACCTGAAACGTTTTATGCGAAAGAAATATAATATTTCCGACATACCCTTTCAGGCATTGACTCCTTCCTTTGTTGCCGATTATGACTACTACCTGCGTATTGAACTTGGTCTTGCTTGTGGAACAATAATCAATACAATCGTTCATCTGCGAAGAATCATTAAAATAGCGATAAACAACGGCTTGGTTCGCTCCGACCCGTTTATGGACTACAAGTACATTGTCCAAGAGGCTGTTCCCAAATCATTGACTTCGGATGAGTTGGATACACTGATAAAAGCAAAACTGTCCCGCCCGAATCTGAACTTTATTCGGGATATGTTCTTATTTTCCTCATTCACAGGTATCGCATTCAGCGATATGCGTAATTTGACTGCAAAAAATATTTCCAAAGCCGAAGATAGAGTCTGGTGGATTCATCTCAATCGGAAGAAGACAGGAGCACCCTGTCATATTCCACTATTGGAAATACCTCTTCAACTGATCAAAAAGTATCGAGGAATAGCCAAAGAAGGAAAACTGTTTCCGATGATAAGTTGCAGTAAAACCAATATCTACCTGAAACGAATCGCTAAGGAATGCGGTATAGACAAGCGAGTTACCTTCCACATGGCACGTCACTGCTATGCTTCGGTTGTTACACTCTCACAGGGAGTTCCGCTCGAAACAGTAGGCGAACTGCTTGGACATACCGATTGGAGAGCCACCCGAATCTATGCACAGGTCAGCAATGATAAGATCGGGGAAGATATGCAATTGCTTAACAAACGCTTGTCGGACAAATACGATTTTGAGGGGAGTAACTCTGCTGATGCAGTATTGTAA